In one window of Candidatus Cetobacterium colombiensis DNA:
- a CDS encoding UDP-N-acetylmuramoyl-L-alanyl-D-glutamate--2,6-diaminopimelate ligase, whose translation MKKLFEGIEFKVLNSTDKDICTGNLEYDSRKIKNGDIFVALKGSLVDGHKYIDRAIENGAVAIIVSEEVEIKPEVGYFLVKDLREKLGFIASNFYGSPEKELKVIGVTGTNGKTTTTYLIEQILGAEKVARIGTVEYKIGDEIIEAPNTTPESLDIIKMSKKAVDKNLKYLVMEVSSHGLTSGRVDMLDFDVAVFTNLTPEHLDYHKDMEDYFNAKKILFEKLKSKENGIINIDDSYGKRIYDEFGGITYSLKEKADLDIDLIKEIKPTLLGKFNMYNLLGAIGVGKVLEIDSEKIKERAKKIKGAPGRFEGVNAGQDFKVVVDYAHTGDALENILQGVIDLEEKGKIITVFGCGGDRDKIKRPVMAKIAEKYSDLVIVTSDNPRTENPNDIIKDIVKGFESENYIVEIDRKEAIKKAVLKAEKDDIILIAGKGHETYQILGTTKIHFDDREIAIEAIKELKEVE comes from the coding sequence ATGAAAAAATTATTTGAAGGAATAGAATTTAAAGTTTTAAACTCGACAGATAAAGATATATGCACAGGTAATTTAGAATATGATTCAAGAAAAATAAAAAATGGAGATATATTTGTAGCATTAAAAGGTAGTTTAGTAGATGGTCACAAATATATAGATAGAGCTATTGAAAATGGAGCTGTAGCAATTATAGTTTCAGAAGAAGTTGAAATAAAGCCTGAAGTTGGATATTTTTTAGTAAAAGATTTAAGAGAAAAATTAGGATTTATAGCGTCTAATTTTTACGGAAGTCCTGAAAAAGAATTAAAAGTAATTGGAGTTACAGGAACAAATGGAAAAACAACAACAACGTATTTAATAGAGCAAATATTAGGTGCGGAAAAGGTAGCTAGAATAGGAACTGTAGAATATAAAATAGGAGATGAAATAATAGAAGCTCCAAATACAACTCCTGAATCTTTAGATATAATAAAAATGAGTAAAAAAGCTGTAGATAAAAATTTAAAATATTTAGTGATGGAAGTTAGTTCTCATGGATTAACAAGCGGAAGAGTTGATATGTTAGATTTTGATGTAGCAGTCTTCACAAATTTAACACCAGAGCATTTAGATTATCATAAAGATATGGAAGATTATTTTAATGCAAAGAAGATTCTTTTTGAAAAATTAAAAAGCAAAGAAAATGGAATAATTAATATAGATGATTCCTATGGAAAAAGAATATACGATGAATTTGGAGGAATAACATATTCATTAAAAGAAAAAGCGGATTTAGATATAGATTTAATAAAAGAGATAAAACCGACACTATTAGGAAAATTTAATATGTATAATTTATTGGGAGCTATCGGTGTTGGAAAAGTATTAGAAATAGATTCTGAAAAAATAAAAGAAAGAGCAAAAAAAATAAAAGGAGCTCCAGGAAGATTTGAAGGAGTTAATGCGGGACAAGATTTTAAAGTTGTTGTGGACTATGCTCATACTGGAGATGCTCTAGAAAATATATTGCAAGGGGTCATAGATTTAGAAGAAAAAGGAAAAATAATTACAGTTTTTGGATGTGGTGGAGATAGAGATAAAATAAAAAGACCAGTTATGGCAAAGATAGCTGAAAAATATAGTGACTTAGTAATAGTAACTTCAGATAATCCTAGAACAGAAAATCCAAATGATATAATAAAAGATATAGTAAAAGGTTTTGAAAGCGAAAATTATATAGTAGAAATAGATAGAAAAGAAGCTATAAAAAAAGCGGTTTTAAAAGCGGAAAAAGATGATATAATACTCATAGCAGGTAAAGGGCATGAGACTTATCAAATTTTAGGAACGACAAAGATACACTTTGACGATAGAGAGATTGCCATAGAGGCCATAAAAGAATTAAAAGAGGTGGAATAG
- the kdsA gene encoding 3-deoxy-8-phosphooctulonate synthase produces the protein MVQEVKKVKIANKFEIGGNNRFTLIAGPCVIESEELVMEVAEKVKDICDRLEINFVFKASFDKANRSSIHSYRGPGIEKGLEILKKVKEKFNVPVVTDVHEAWQCKEVAKVVDIIQIPAFLCRQTDLLIAAAETGLPVNIKKGQFLAPWDMKNVVVKMEEMNNPNIMLCERGSTFGYNNMVVDMRGFGEMRKFGYPVVFDVTHAVQKPGGLGTATSGDREFVFPLMRAGLAIGIDAIFAEVHPDPTNAKSDGPNMLFLSDLEEILKVAVKIDDLVKGR, from the coding sequence ATAGTTCAAGAAGTAAAAAAAGTAAAAATAGCAAATAAATTTGAAATAGGTGGAAATAATAGATTCACACTGATTGCAGGACCATGTGTAATAGAGTCAGAAGAGTTAGTTATGGAAGTTGCAGAAAAAGTAAAAGATATTTGTGATAGATTAGAAATAAACTTTGTATTTAAAGCATCTTTTGACAAGGCAAATAGATCTTCAATTCATTCATATAGAGGACCTGGAATAGAAAAAGGATTAGAGATATTAAAAAAAGTAAAGGAAAAATTTAATGTACCTGTAGTAACAGATGTTCATGAAGCTTGGCAATGTAAAGAAGTAGCTAAAGTTGTTGATATTATACAAATACCAGCCTTTTTATGTAGACAAACAGATTTATTAATAGCCGCAGCAGAAACTGGATTACCAGTAAACATAAAAAAGGGGCAATTTTTAGCACCTTGGGATATGAAAAATGTAGTTGTAAAAATGGAAGAGATGAATAATCCAAATATAATGCTATGTGAAAGAGGATCAACTTTTGGATATAACAATATGGTTGTAGATATGAGAGGGTTTGGAGAAATGAGAAAATTTGGATATCCAGTTGTATTTGACGTTACTCATGCTGTACAAAAACCTGGAGGATTAGGAACAGCTACATCTGGAGATAGAGAGTTCGTATTCCCTCTGATGAGAGCGGGATTGGCAATAGGAATAGATGCTATATTTGCAGAAGTTCATCCAGATCCAACAAATGCAAAATCAGATGGACCAAATATGCTATTTTTATCAGATTTAGAAGAGATTTTAAAGGTAGCTGTAAAAATTGATGATCTAGTAAAAGGAAGATAA